The genomic interval GATCGTCTGGACCGGCGACGTCGAGACCGGTGCGCTGTTCGCCGATTTCCGCGAGATCCGCGTCGCCGCGGTCCGCGACCTGACCCCGCGCCTGCGCCGCATCACCTTCCGCGGCCGGGATCTCGGCCGCTTCGCCACGTCGGACAACCTGCATGTCCGCCTCTATCTGCCGCCGCCGGGGCTGGCGGTGCCGTCCTGGCCGCGCCCCGGCCCCGACGGGCGGCCGGTGCTGCCGGAGCCCGAGCGCCGGCCGGCGGTCCGCTACTACACCCTGCGGCGCGTCGATGCCGAGGCTGGCGAACTGGACATCGACGTCGTCCTGCACGAGGACGACGTCCATGATGGCGGCCATTCCGGCGAGGCCCCCGGCGCCGACTTCGCCCGGCGGGCGCGGCCCGGCGACCTCTGCGGCATGTCCGGCCCCTACGGGCTCGGCGTCAGTCCGGCCTCCTGGTACCTGCTGGCTGGCGACGAGACGGCCCTTCCCGCCATCGCCCGCATTCTGGAGGAACTGCCCGACGACTCCCGCGGCACCGCCCTGATCGAGGTGGAGGACGCGGCGGACGAGCTGCCGCTGCAGGCCCCCGCCGGGATCGCCGTCCGCTGGCTGCACCGCCGGAGCGCCGGGACGGCCAGCCCGCTGGTCGAGGCGGTGCGGTCGCTGACGCTCCCGGCGGACACCGCCACCCTGTTCGCCTGGGTCGCCTGCGAATTCGACGACCTCGCCCGGCTGCGCGAGCATCTGCGCGGCTGCGGCATCGACCGCGACCGCATGCTCGCCGTCGCCTACTGGCGGCGCAGCCCGCCAATAGCCTCTTCAGACCGCGGAACCTCCGGATGACGCCAGCGACCAAGCCGATGTTCCACCTCGACGGGGTGCGCTTTGCCCTGCCGGGGCGCCTGCTGCTCGATCTGCCGTCCTGCGACCTCTTCCCGCGCCGGGTGACCGCGCTGATCGGCCACAACGGCTCCGGCAAGTCGACCCTGCTGAAGATCCTCGCCCGCCAGCAGCCGCCCAGCAGCGGGCGGGTGCTGTTCGACGGCCAGCCGCTGGACCGCTGGCGGCAGCGGGCGCTCGCCCGCCGCATCGGCTACCTGCCGCAGCACATGCCGGCGGCGTCCGGGCTGC from Azospirillum sp. TSH58 carries:
- a CDS encoding siderophore-interacting protein, with amino-acid sequence MTRFLCDTAIPQDLLPDTPAAAADWLVAASEPYGLTFARDGDRRTTDGPFGRLTLTVGTDALRLRAESDDRGLLERFRGSITEQLLGLLGEGAAIVWTGDVETGALFADFREIRVAAVRDLTPRLRRITFRGRDLGRFATSDNLHVRLYLPPPGLAVPSWPRPGPDGRPVLPEPERRPAVRYYTLRRVDAEAGELDIDVVLHEDDVHDGGHSGEAPGADFARRARPGDLCGMSGPYGLGVSPASWYLLAGDETALPAIARILEELPDDSRGTALIEVEDAADELPLQAPAGIAVRWLHRRSAGTASPLVEAVRSLTLPADTATLFAWVACEFDDLARLREHLRGCGIDRDRMLAVAYWRRSPPIASSDRGTSG